A region of Curvibacter sp. AEP1-3 DNA encodes the following proteins:
- a CDS encoding DUF2130 domain-containing protein: MHEIICPHCSKAFKIDEAGYADILKQVRDGAFEQALHERLELAEREKRDAIALAKAEVTNALQKAASTKDTEIQALKAQLDAGEVARKLAVAEALGTVEKQRDALANELAQARSAQLSAAQLAEAKLAHALQAEAAKKDAEIQALQAKLAASDTARQLAVNEAVSVVAQERDALKNDLSLIAVKSQLEEKAIKEQYALQLRDREGEIERLRDMKARLSTKMVGETLEQHCEIEFNRIRAAAFQRAHFEKDNDARTGSKGDYIFREADEHGTEIVSIMFEMKNESDETATKKRNEDFLKELDKDRNEKACEYAVLVSLLEPESELYNSGIVDVSHRYPKMYVVRPQFFVPLITLLRNAALNAQKYKSELALVRSQNVDITKFETQLDEFKTAFGRNWRLASEGFEEAIRRIDEAIKDLEKTKEALHKSANNLRLANDKADDLTIKKLTRGNPTMAAKFAELKDS; this comes from the coding sequence ATGCACGAAATCATCTGCCCCCACTGCAGCAAAGCCTTCAAGATCGACGAGGCGGGGTATGCCGACATCCTCAAGCAGGTGCGCGATGGCGCGTTTGAGCAAGCGTTGCATGAGCGCCTCGAATTGGCCGAGCGGGAAAAGCGGGACGCCATTGCCCTGGCCAAGGCCGAGGTAACCAATGCGCTGCAAAAAGCTGCGTCTACCAAAGACACCGAGATTCAGGCGCTCAAGGCCCAGCTGGACGCGGGCGAGGTAGCGCGCAAGCTGGCAGTGGCCGAAGCCTTGGGCACAGTAGAAAAGCAGCGCGATGCGCTGGCTAACGAACTGGCACAAGCACGTAGCGCGCAACTAAGCGCAGCCCAGTTGGCCGAGGCCAAGCTGGCCCATGCGCTGCAGGCCGAAGCCGCCAAAAAGGACGCCGAGATTCAGGCGCTGCAAGCCAAGCTGGCGGCCAGCGACACCGCGCGCCAGTTGGCGGTGAATGAAGCTGTGAGCGTGGTCGCGCAGGAGCGCGATGCCTTGAAGAATGACCTGAGCCTCATCGCCGTCAAGAGTCAGCTGGAAGAGAAAGCCATCAAGGAGCAATATGCCTTGCAGCTGCGCGACCGTGAGGGCGAGATAGAGCGCCTGCGGGACATGAAGGCGCGGCTCTCAACCAAGATGGTGGGCGAGACGCTGGAGCAGCACTGCGAGATTGAGTTCAACCGCATTCGTGCGGCGGCGTTTCAACGCGCGCATTTTGAAAAAGACAACGACGCCCGCACCGGCAGCAAGGGCGACTACATTTTTCGCGAGGCGGACGAGCACGGCACCGAGATCGTTTCCATCATGTTTGAGATGAAGAACGAGAGCGACGAGACGGCCACCAAAAAGCGGAACGAAGACTTTTTGAAAGAGCTGGACAAGGACCGCAACGAGAAAGCCTGCGAGTACGCGGTGCTGGTGTCCCTGCTGGAGCCGGAGAGCGAGCTGTACAACAGCGGCATCGTCGATGTGTCGCACCGCTACCCCAAGATGTATGTGGTGCGGCCGCAGTTCTTTGTGCCGCTGATCACGCTCTTGCGCAATGCCGCGTTGAACGCGCAGAAATACAAGTCCGAACTGGCTCTGGTGCGCTCGCAGAATGTGGACATCACCAAGTTCGAAACCCAGTTGGATGAATTCAAAACCGCGTTCGGGCGCAACTGGCGCTTGGCGTCTGAGGGCTTTGAAGAAGCTATTCGTCGCATTGACGAAGCCATCAAGGACCTGGAGAAAACCAAGGAAGCGCTGCACAAGTCCGCCAACAACTTACGCCTGGCCAATGACAAGGCCGACGACTTGACGATCAAAAAGCTCACACGCGGCAACCCCACGATGGCGGCCAAGTTTGCTGAGTTGAAAGACAGTTAA
- a CDS encoding DEAD/DEAH box helicase: MATLIPAIGACVSRMTTGERRLAERLEAKLDDDYRLWYDVPMGPRNTHPDFCVLHPRRGILVLEVKDWKVGSTILRANKQDWEIMGDSGPKTVINPLEQARQYAHAVVNALQRDAQLVQPDGPHAGKLVCPWSYGVVFPFISRKQFEAAELQHAIEPHRVICQDEMTETLEAEDLQSRLWDMFPYGMRGALSLPQIDRVRWIMFPEVRVQQGTLFDDNDEAATLPDIMRVMDLQQEQLARSLGDGHRVIHGVAGSGKTMILGYRAEYLAKASTASSKPILILCFNEPLGVKLHSVMQAKGLGGRVHVRHFHKWCREQLVAFGQTLPGQMSSERYAEELVQRVIAGVDRQQIPSGQYQAVMIDEGHDFAPEWLKLVTQMVDPTANSLLVLYDDAQSIYERARSKQFSFKSVGIQAQGRTTILKINYRNTRQILHTASLVAADLLTADDKDDDGIPLLKPVSCGREGQEPLIIKLPTLQAEAEAIADHLAQAQHEGFAWGDMAVLCADWKTRDLCARTLAQRKLPVENRLGNGDFDPTSNKIKVMTMKVSKGLEFPVVALPGVGHMPAVGEDEKEAARVFYVAATRATQKLVITVSEDREFGRRLSR, from the coding sequence ATGGCGACATTGATTCCGGCAATCGGCGCGTGCGTTTCACGCATGACCACAGGCGAACGCCGGCTGGCCGAACGGCTGGAAGCCAAGCTCGATGACGATTACCGGCTCTGGTACGACGTGCCCATGGGCCCGCGCAACACCCACCCCGACTTTTGTGTGCTGCACCCGCGCCGCGGCATTCTGGTGCTGGAGGTGAAAGACTGGAAAGTGGGCAGCACCATCTTGCGGGCCAACAAGCAAGACTGGGAGATCATGGGCGACAGCGGGCCCAAGACCGTCATCAACCCGCTGGAGCAAGCCCGCCAATACGCCCACGCCGTGGTCAACGCCCTGCAGCGCGACGCGCAGCTGGTGCAACCCGACGGCCCGCACGCAGGCAAGCTGGTGTGCCCCTGGAGCTACGGCGTGGTGTTCCCCTTTATTTCCCGCAAGCAGTTTGAAGCCGCCGAGCTGCAACACGCCATAGAGCCCCACCGCGTGATCTGCCAGGACGAAATGACGGAAACCTTGGAGGCCGAAGACCTGCAAAGCCGGCTGTGGGACATGTTCCCCTACGGCATGCGCGGCGCTTTGAGCCTGCCGCAGATCGACCGCGTGCGCTGGATCATGTTCCCCGAGGTGCGCGTGCAGCAAGGCACGCTGTTTGACGACAACGACGAGGCCGCCACCCTGCCCGACATCATGCGTGTGATGGACCTGCAGCAAGAGCAGCTGGCCCGCAGCCTGGGCGACGGGCACCGCGTCATCCACGGCGTGGCGGGCTCAGGCAAAACCATGATCCTGGGCTACCGCGCGGAGTACTTGGCCAAGGCGAGCACGGCGAGCAGCAAACCCATCCTCATTCTCTGCTTTAACGAGCCGCTGGGCGTGAAGCTACACAGCGTCATGCAGGCCAAAGGCTTGGGCGGCCGCGTGCACGTGCGGCATTTTCATAAGTGGTGCCGCGAGCAGCTGGTGGCCTTTGGGCAGACACTGCCCGGTCAGATGAGTAGTGAGCGGTATGCCGAAGAACTGGTGCAAAGAGTCATTGCAGGTGTAGATCGCCAGCAAATCCCCAGCGGCCAATACCAAGCGGTGATGATCGACGAGGGCCACGACTTCGCGCCCGAATGGCTCAAGCTCGTGACACAGATGGTGGACCCCACCGCCAACAGCCTGCTGGTGCTGTACGACGACGCGCAAAGCATTTACGAGCGGGCGCGCTCTAAACAGTTCAGCTTCAAGAGCGTGGGCATCCAGGCGCAGGGGCGCACCACCATCCTGAAGATCAACTACCGCAACACCCGCCAGATATTGCACACCGCCAGCCTGGTGGCAGCCGACCTGCTGACCGCAGACGACAAAGACGACGACGGCATCCCCCTGCTCAAACCCGTGAGCTGCGGGCGCGAGGGGCAAGAGCCCCTCATCATCAAGCTGCCCACCCTGCAGGCAGAAGCAGAAGCCATTGCCGACCACCTGGCCCAAGCCCAGCATGAGGGCTTTGCGTGGGGCGACATGGCAGTGCTGTGTGCTGACTGGAAGACCCGGGATTTGTGCGCCCGCACCCTGGCGCAACGCAAGCTGCCGGTAGAGAACCGACTTGGAAATGGAGACTTCGATCCCACCAGCAACAAGATCAAGGTGATGACCATGAAGGTCAGCAAAGGCCTGGAGTTCCCCGTGGTTGCTCTACCCGGCGTGGGGCATATGCCTGCGGTGGGGGAGGATGAGAAGGAAGCAGCGCGGGTGTTTTATGTGGCGGCTACTCGGGCGACTCAAAAACTAGTGATCACGGTAAGTGAAGATCGGGAATTCGGGCGGCGACTGAGCAGGTGA
- a CDS encoding sensor domain-containing diguanylate cyclase, giving the protein MPLATIKHARAAIKIIVNVILLLPLWVAAQAVPVQAVGAGAMDVSPALAVLEDADGSLTLPEVLAADRAGRMVPRPGASQGLSLGFTRSAFWLRLEVRNPGSAVAHQLLEVSNARISHVSFFVPDDAGRYTETRTGGDLPFATRAVAHRHLVFPLQVAPQATQVVYLRVQSSIGLIVPVQLWARPDLDEHTHTDYMLHAWYYGMATAMLVFNLMLWVALRDRIYGYYVVFVGATALMLASKAGLASQYFWPGALVWSNFSYYTAASVGAAAFCLFTRRMLDTATVLPRVHRALQALAAVHLLAPLVYWFAITPVARFATLLFLLTVLAVTAVGAWCAFLRMRSGYYFLGAFGMLAVGSLVTTARSFGWLPTNAFTVNGFQLGSNLEMLLLAFALADRFNQMRREKHMAQRELVSTQQQLVDTLRASEQELAHRVEERTRQLQVANERLEALSMVDGLTGIANRRHFDQVLHKEWTRLERTAQPLALVMLDVDWFKRYNDHFGHQAGDECLRAVAQAISGVSRASDLVARYGGEEFVIIAPGTDGPQALQMAQRACDAVRALGMPHPLAYESVVTVSCGVAVTVPGPDDSLENLLGQADDALYEAKAQGRNRVVLAEPLGG; this is encoded by the coding sequence ATGCCTCTGGCGACCATCAAACATGCGCGAGCAGCTATCAAAATCATAGTAAATGTGATTTTGCTCCTGCCACTGTGGGTGGCTGCGCAGGCGGTGCCGGTGCAGGCGGTGGGTGCGGGCGCCATGGACGTGAGCCCGGCGCTGGCTGTACTGGAGGATGCCGATGGCAGCCTGACCCTGCCGGAGGTGCTGGCCGCAGACCGCGCCGGCCGCATGGTGCCACGGCCCGGTGCGTCCCAAGGCTTGTCGCTGGGCTTTACCCGCTCGGCCTTCTGGCTGCGGCTGGAGGTGCGCAACCCCGGCTCCGCCGTGGCGCACCAGCTGCTGGAGGTGAGCAACGCGCGCATTTCCCATGTGTCTTTCTTTGTGCCTGATGACGCGGGCCGCTACACCGAAACGCGCACCGGTGGCGACCTGCCTTTTGCCACCCGGGCGGTGGCGCACCGGCATCTGGTGTTCCCGCTGCAGGTGGCCCCGCAGGCCACGCAGGTGGTGTACCTGCGGGTGCAGTCCAGCATCGGGCTGATCGTGCCGGTGCAGCTGTGGGCCCGGCCTGACCTTGATGAGCACACCCACACCGACTACATGCTCCACGCCTGGTACTACGGCATGGCCACGGCGATGCTGGTGTTCAATCTGATGCTGTGGGTGGCATTGCGTGACCGCATTTATGGCTACTACGTGGTGTTTGTGGGCGCTACCGCGCTGATGCTGGCCTCCAAGGCCGGGCTGGCTTCCCAGTACTTTTGGCCCGGGGCGCTGGTGTGGAGCAACTTTTCGTATTACACGGCCGCGTCGGTAGGGGCGGCGGCGTTTTGCCTGTTCACCCGCCGCATGCTGGACACCGCCACCGTGCTGCCTCGTGTGCACCGCGCATTGCAGGCGCTGGCGGCGGTGCACCTGCTGGCACCGCTGGTGTATTGGTTTGCCATAACGCCAGTGGCGCGCTTTGCCACGCTGCTGTTTTTGTTGACTGTGCTGGCCGTGACTGCGGTGGGCGCGTGGTGTGCCTTTTTGCGCATGCGCAGCGGGTACTACTTTTTGGGGGCCTTTGGCATGTTGGCGGTGGGTAGCCTGGTGACCACCGCGCGCAGCTTCGGCTGGTTGCCGACCAATGCCTTCACCGTAAACGGCTTTCAGCTGGGCTCCAACCTCGAGATGCTGCTGCTGGCCTTTGCGCTGGCCGACCGCTTTAACCAGATGCGCCGCGAAAAGCACATGGCGCAGCGCGAGTTGGTGTCCACCCAGCAGCAGCTGGTAGACACGCTGCGTGCCTCTGAGCAGGAGCTGGCCCACCGGGTCGAAGAGCGCACCCGCCAGCTGCAAGTGGCCAACGAGCGGCTGGAGGCGCTGAGCATGGTGGACGGCCTGACTGGCATTGCCAACCGCCGCCACTTTGACCAGGTGCTGCACAAAGAGTGGACGCGGCTGGAGCGCACCGCCCAGCCCTTGGCGCTGGTCATGCTGGATGTGGACTGGTTCAAGCGCTACAACGACCACTTCGGCCACCAGGCCGGCGACGAGTGTTTGCGCGCTGTGGCCCAGGCCATCAGCGGCGTGAGCCGCGCCAGCGACCTGGTGGCGCGCTACGGTGGCGAGGAGTTTGTGATCATCGCGCCCGGCACCGATGGCCCGCAGGCCCTGCAAATGGCCCAGCGCGCATGCGATGCCGTGCGCGCCCTGGGCATGCCGCACCCGTTGGCGTATGAATCGGTAGTGACCGTGAGTTGCGGTGTGGCAGTCACCGTGCCCGGCCCGGACGACAGCCTCGAAAACCTGCTGGGCCAAGCCGACGACGCGCTTTACGAAGCCAAGGCCCAGGGCCGCAACCGTGTGGTACTGGCGGAGCCATTGGGTGGGTAA
- a CDS encoding GntR family transcriptional regulator has protein sequence MPATPTSLEDTSPLYLQLARQLAADIRAGTFRVDQALPSERVLCESLGVSRITARKAIDVLVEQGLVVRKHGSGNFIAPRIEQPTSKLASFSEELRQRGYVPASQWITRETGVATVPEREALGLQRGAKVARLLRLRLADGVPMAYEHSALPLSVLPRPQELDGSLYLHLARSGAAPVRAVQHLRAINAAADMATHLQVPEGAALLWVSRVAHSADGNAIEFTQTYCRSDYYAFVAELRSSL, from the coding sequence GTGCCTGCCACCCCCACCAGTCTTGAAGACACCTCTCCGCTGTACCTGCAGCTGGCGCGCCAGCTGGCGGCGGACATTCGTGCTGGCACCTTCCGGGTAGACCAGGCGCTGCCCTCGGAGCGGGTGCTGTGTGAGTCGCTGGGCGTGTCGCGGATCACGGCGCGCAAGGCGATTGACGTGCTGGTGGAGCAGGGCCTGGTGGTGCGCAAACATGGCTCGGGCAACTTCATTGCGCCGCGCATCGAGCAGCCCACCAGCAAGCTCGCCAGTTTTTCGGAAGAGCTGCGCCAGCGCGGCTATGTGCCGGCCAGCCAGTGGATCACCCGCGAAACCGGTGTGGCCACCGTGCCCGAGCGCGAGGCGCTGGGCCTGCAGCGCGGTGCCAAGGTGGCACGCCTGCTGCGCCTGCGCCTGGCCGATGGCGTGCCCATGGCCTACGAGCACAGCGCGCTGCCTTTGAGTGTGCTGCCCCGCCCGCAGGAGCTGGACGGCTCGCTCTACCTGCACCTGGCCCGCAGTGGCGCAGCGCCCGTGCGCGCAGTGCAGCACCTGCGCGCCATCAACGCCGCGGCCGACATGGCTACCCATTTGCAGGTGCCCGAAGGCGCCGCGCTCTTGTGGGTGAGCCGCGTGGCCCACAGTGCAGATGGCAACGCCATCGAATTCACCCAAACCTATTGCCGCAGCGATTACTACGCCTTTGTGGCCGAACTCCGGAGCAGCCTATGA
- the nagA gene encoding N-acetylglucosamine-6-phosphate deacetylase, giving the protein MTALTFLQGHILTPTGFVHGSLHMGTDGRIVGITGEPVSEAQVRESSAPIVLPGFIDLHVHGGAGHDIMEGGDAACHVARLHAQHGTTSLLATTMTAPQADLDAAFAALAPMCTAPAPNAARVLGVHLEGPYISEARLGAQPPFARPASFDEIHRLHALAPIRLITLAPEVGGNEALIAQLVAEGFKVQLGHTTGSYEQGVAALRCGATGFTHLFNAMSALHHREPGMVGAALAHAEFAEVIPDLLHVHPGAIHAALRAIPKLYCVTDSTSAAGMPDGDYKLGRHTVTKCMGGVRLADGTLAGSVLSMDQALRNLVNTLGLSLADASSRVSTFAADHMGLSDRGRLQTGAWADAVVLDRNLQVQAVWVEGRGVLQK; this is encoded by the coding sequence ATGACGGCACTTACTTTTCTGCAAGGCCACATCCTCACCCCCACCGGCTTTGTGCACGGCAGCCTGCACATGGGCACCGATGGCCGCATTGTCGGCATCACCGGCGAGCCGGTGAGCGAGGCCCAAGTGCGCGAGAGCAGTGCGCCCATCGTGCTGCCCGGCTTTATCGACCTGCATGTGCATGGCGGTGCGGGGCACGACATCATGGAAGGCGGCGACGCGGCCTGCCACGTAGCGCGCCTGCATGCGCAGCATGGCACCACCTCGCTCTTGGCCACCACCATGACGGCTCCACAAGCCGACCTGGATGCCGCCTTTGCCGCACTCGCACCTATGTGCACCGCGCCTGCGCCAAATGCCGCCCGCGTGCTGGGTGTGCACCTGGAGGGGCCGTACATCAGCGAGGCGCGCTTGGGCGCTCAACCGCCATTCGCCCGGCCCGCGAGCTTTGACGAAATCCACCGCCTGCATGCGCTGGCGCCCATTCGCCTGATCACGCTGGCGCCCGAGGTGGGGGGCAACGAGGCACTGATTGCACAGCTGGTGGCCGAGGGCTTCAAGGTGCAGCTGGGCCACACCACCGGCAGTTACGAGCAGGGTGTGGCTGCGCTGCGCTGCGGGGCCACGGGCTTTACCCATTTGTTCAACGCCATGTCGGCCTTGCACCACCGCGAGCCCGGCATGGTGGGTGCGGCGCTGGCGCATGCCGAGTTTGCAGAAGTCATTCCCGACCTGCTGCACGTGCACCCCGGCGCCATCCACGCGGCGCTGCGCGCCATCCCCAAGCTGTATTGCGTGACCGACTCCACCTCAGCTGCCGGTATGCCCGATGGCGACTACAAGCTCGGCCGCCACACCGTGACCAAGTGCATGGGAGGTGTGCGCCTGGCCGATGGCACGCTGGCCGGCTCGGTGCTCAGCATGGACCAGGCGTTGCGCAACCTCGTCAACACACTGGGCCTGAGCCTGGCGGACGCCAGCAGCCGGGTGTCCACCTTCGCGGCCGACCACATGGGCTTATCCGACCGCGGGCGTTTGCAGACTGGCGCCTGGGCAGATGCGGTAGTGCTCGACCGCAACTTGCAGGTGCAAGCCGTGTGGGTCGAGGGGCGCGGCGTGCTACAAAAGTAG
- a CDS encoding CsbD family protein, with protein MGINKDQIKGRTQEAKGKVKEVVGKALGNKSMEVKGNVQKNMGAVRASVGDAKESVSKALKRS; from the coding sequence ATGGGTATCAACAAAGATCAGATCAAGGGACGCACACAGGAAGCCAAAGGCAAGGTCAAAGAGGTCGTCGGCAAAGCCCTGGGCAACAAGTCCATGGAAGTCAAAGGCAACGTCCAGAAGAACATGGGCGCGGTGCGCGCCTCGGTAGGCGATGCCAAGGAAAGTGTCTCCAAAGCCCTCAAGCGCTCGTAG
- a CDS encoding RNA recognition motif domain-containing protein, with amino-acid sequence MSSKIYVGNLPYSVTDDSLQSNFSEFGEVTSAKVMMDRDTGRSKGFAFVEMSTPAFAQAAIDGLNGQSVDGRSIVVNLARPREDRGSSDGYRGGRSSY; translated from the coding sequence ATGAGCAGCAAAATTTACGTGGGCAACCTGCCCTACTCCGTCACTGACGACAGCCTGCAGAGCAACTTCTCCGAATTCGGCGAAGTCACCTCCGCCAAGGTCATGATGGACCGCGACACCGGCCGTTCCAAGGGCTTCGCCTTTGTGGAAATGAGCACGCCCGCATTTGCCCAAGCCGCCATTGACGGTTTGAACGGCCAATCCGTGGATGGCCGCTCCATCGTGGTCAACCTGGCCCGTCCGCGTGAAGACCGCGGCAGCTCGGATGGCTACCGTGGTGGCCGTAGCAGCTACTAA
- a CDS encoding ATP-binding protein translates to MPNPERRRWTRRYLPDSLLGRIVVVMALGVISAQLVGTLLWARQLRESARAEALSAGHAIALNAAGSIRFFRDLPPQFRPILIEQLRTMGGTRFFINVNKARVPVQPVEGNGLVDAVVEAMQGDLTRNLAGNTQAPSVAFAWPETLQVSDDGRMVRDLPDSWVEATLLLRPRPAPVLVIQAEFEPGRWLYLATTMPDPYFLENANPLTWDRVALQLVTLLTALVISVLLVRGLIRPLNKIASAANAFGSDTAPESVPETGTAELRRTARAFNEMQARIQGYLVDRERLFLGISHGLKTPIMRLKLRTELLDDDTLRAEFHEDLDDLDVMVKAALQSVKDTDIHENLTPVRLDTLLARLAQRPIHPDATIECTAEPVSVLGKPLALERALSNLLDNAVLYGERVQVRLSLQGSRALVEVRDFGPGIAQASMSAAFEPHVRLSHGQQQNRTGTGLGLGIARNIIQAHGGEIRLHNHAEGGLVVTVLLAALPAD, encoded by the coding sequence ATGCCGAACCCTGAGCGCCGCCGCTGGACGCGGCGCTACCTGCCCGACAGCCTGCTAGGCCGCATCGTGGTGGTCATGGCACTGGGCGTCATCAGCGCGCAGCTGGTGGGTACCTTGCTGTGGGCAAGGCAGTTGCGCGAGAGTGCGCGGGCCGAAGCCCTGAGTGCCGGCCACGCGATTGCGCTGAACGCGGCAGGCTCCATACGCTTCTTCCGCGACCTCCCGCCGCAGTTCCGCCCCATCCTGATTGAGCAGCTGCGCACCATGGGCGGCACCCGCTTTTTCATCAACGTAAACAAAGCGCGTGTGCCGGTGCAGCCGGTGGAAGGTAACGGCCTGGTGGACGCCGTGGTGGAAGCCATGCAGGGCGACCTCACCCGCAACCTGGCGGGCAACACCCAAGCCCCCAGCGTGGCCTTTGCCTGGCCCGAGACGCTGCAGGTTTCTGACGACGGGCGCATGGTGCGCGACCTGCCGGACTCGTGGGTGGAAGCCACCCTGCTGCTGCGCCCGCGCCCCGCACCGGTGCTGGTCATCCAGGCCGAGTTCGAACCCGGGCGCTGGCTGTACCTGGCCACCACCATGCCCGACCCCTACTTTCTGGAGAACGCCAACCCCCTCACCTGGGACCGCGTGGCCTTGCAACTCGTGACGCTGCTGACCGCCCTGGTGATCAGCGTGCTGCTGGTGCGCGGGCTCATACGCCCGCTGAACAAAATTGCCTCGGCCGCCAATGCCTTTGGTAGCGACACCGCACCCGAGAGCGTGCCCGAAACCGGCACCGCCGAGCTGCGCCGCACCGCACGCGCCTTCAATGAAATGCAGGCCCGCATTCAGGGCTATTTGGTGGACCGGGAGCGGCTGTTTCTGGGCATTTCGCACGGGCTCAAAACGCCCATCATGCGGCTCAAGTTGCGCACCGAACTGCTGGACGACGACACCCTGCGCGCCGAGTTCCACGAAGACCTGGATGACCTCGATGTGATGGTCAAAGCCGCGCTGCAAAGCGTGAAAGACACTGACATTCACGAGAACCTCACCCCCGTGCGGCTGGACACCCTGCTCGCCCGCCTGGCACAACGCCCCATTCACCCCGACGCCACCATCGAATGCACGGCAGAGCCGGTGAGCGTGCTGGGTAAACCGCTGGCGCTGGAGCGCGCCCTGAGCAACCTGCTGGACAACGCAGTGCTCTATGGCGAGCGGGTGCAGGTGCGCCTGAGCCTGCAAGGCAGCCGCGCGCTGGTGGAGGTGCGCGACTTCGGCCCCGGCATTGCACAGGCCAGCATGTCAGCCGCGTTTGAGCCGCATGTGCGCCTCAGTCACGGCCAGCAACAAAACCGCACAGGCACCGGTTTGGGCCTGGGCATAGCGCGCAACATCATCCAGGCCCATGGCGGCGAAATCAGGCTGCACAACCACGCCGAGGGCGGGCTGGTGGTGACGGTGCTACTGGCAGCGTTGCCGGCCGACTAG
- a CDS encoding response regulator, with amino-acid sequence MTRTLLVVDDDQKTRNLLKTYLEKHQYEVRVAHDGASFNAEFERFKDELSLVILDVMLPDTDGFTLCRSVRSQSPVPIIMLTASADDTDRIVGLELGADDYIAKPYNPRELLARIKAIHRRMQLGAPGAPVRFLKFAGFSMDVVERVLTDPQGQPVVLTSMDFNLLRFFAEHAGETLDRARLMEQTRGRDLGPLDRSLDVQVSRLRQRLHDDGKQPVLIKTVRGSGYVFSADVSAHAEP; translated from the coding sequence ATGACCCGCACCCTGCTTGTCGTTGACGACGACCAAAAAACCCGCAACCTGCTCAAGACCTATCTGGAGAAGCACCAGTACGAAGTCCGCGTGGCCCACGACGGCGCCAGCTTCAACGCCGAGTTCGAGCGCTTCAAGGACGAACTGAGCCTGGTCATCCTCGATGTGATGCTGCCCGACACCGATGGATTCACCCTGTGCCGCAGCGTGCGCAGCCAGTCGCCGGTGCCCATCATCATGTTGACTGCCAGCGCGGACGACACGGACCGCATCGTCGGGCTGGAGCTGGGGGCTGACGACTACATCGCCAAACCCTACAACCCGCGCGAGCTACTGGCCCGCATCAAGGCCATCCACCGCCGCATGCAGCTGGGCGCGCCCGGTGCGCCTGTGCGGTTTTTGAAATTCGCCGGCTTCAGCATGGACGTGGTGGAGCGTGTGCTCACCGACCCGCAAGGCCAGCCGGTGGTGCTCACCAGCATGGACTTCAACCTGCTGCGCTTTTTTGCCGAACATGCAGGCGAAACTCTGGACCGCGCCCGCCTGATGGAGCAAACCCGTGGCCGCGACCTCGGGCCTTTGGACCGCTCACTCGATGTGCAGGTGAGCCGCCTGCGCCAGCGCCTGCATGACGATGGCAAGCAGCCGGTGTTGATCAAAACCGTGCGCGGCAGCGGCTATGTGTTCTCGGCGGACGTGAGCGCCCATGCCGAACCCTGA